The region CCGGCCCTGGTGAAAAATGCTGGGGGGGCCACCATTGGTCGCCTAGATTCCCTCGTCCCCGCCAATGCCACTGCCTCCGGTCGCAACATTAACCTGGCTGGCATGCAGGCTTCCCAAATCACCATTGAACCCAGCGGTGACGGCCGCATTTGGATCGGCGATCGTTGGTATCGGGGTAAGGTGCGTTTAATCCGTCAGGGCAATGGGGTCAGCGCTGTTAACCTGGTGGGCATTGAAGAATATTTATACAGTGTGGTAGGTTCCGAAGCCATTCCTTCCTGGCCTTTGGAAGCCCTAAAAGCCCAAGCTGTAGCCGCCCGCACCTACGCCATCTATCAAACCAGCAAAGATAGTAACCGTTACTACGACCTGGACACCACCACTGCCACCCAGGTTTACAAGGGAATGAATAACGAATATGTCAGCACAGTGGAGGCCGTAGAAGCCACGGCGGGGCAAGTAATGACCTACAACGGCAAGGTAATTTTGGCTGCGTTCCATGCCGCCTCTGGGGGCCATACGGAAAATGTTGAAGACGTATGGATGTCACCCCTGCCCTATCTACGGGGAGTAGTGGATTATGACCAAAGTTCGCCGGTGTTTAGCTGGAACCAAACCTTCAGTAACCGTGATTTAAGCCGACACATTGGCGGCATCGGC is a window of Synechocystis sp. PCC 7338 DNA encoding:
- a CDS encoding SpoIID/LytB domain-containing protein, with protein sequence MKLTTKTGGSLPTNLRALLPWLQLIGKSGFFSLIISLAWTLSAQAMELRVAINKGVGNVRVGSSTPALVKNAGGATIGRLDSLVPANATASGRNINLAGMQASQITIEPSGDGRIWIGDRWYRGKVRLIRQGNGVSAVNLVGIEEYLYSVVGSEAIPSWPLEALKAQAVAARTYAIYQTSKDSNRYYDLDTTTATQVYKGMNNEYVSTVEAVEATAGQVMTYNGKVILAAFHAASGGHTENVEDVWMSPLPYLRGVVDYDQSSPVFSWNQTFSNRDLSRHIGGIGTVTGLTPLKVTPRGRIASIQVNGTGGRKTLTGNAIRQALKLRSTLFTVSKNGDNFTIIGRGSGHGIGLSQWGAYGLAQKGTPYQQILSHYYQSASLTQLNR